One Staphylococcus simiae genomic region harbors:
- the hslU gene encoding ATP-dependent protease ATPase subunit HslU: protein MDTSGIKLTPKEIVSKLNEYIVGQDDAKRKVAIALRNRYRRSLLNEEAKQEISPKNILMIGPTGVGKTEIARRMAKVVGAPFIKVEATKFTEVGYVGRDVESMVRDLVDVSVRLVKNNKKALVKDEATNKANEKLVKLLVPSMKKKASQSNNPLESLFGGAIPNFGQDNDEEEEAPTEEIKTKRSEIKQQLLEGKLEKEKVRIKVEQDPGALGMLGTNQNQQMQDMMNQLMPKKKVEREVAVETARKILADDFADQLIDQETANQEALELAEQMGIIFIDEIDKVATNNQNSGQDVSRQGVQRDILPILEGSMIQTKYGTVNTEHMLFIGAGAFHVSKPSDLIPELQGRFPIRVELDSLTVADFVSILTEPKLSLIKQYEALLQTEEVTVNFSDEAITRLAEIAYQVNQDTDNIGARRLHTILEKMLEDLSFEAPNMPHAVVDITPQYVDDKLKSISTNKDLSAFIL from the coding sequence ATGGATACAAGTGGAATTAAATTGACTCCAAAAGAGATCGTATCTAAATTAAATGAATATATTGTTGGGCAAGACGATGCCAAGCGTAAAGTTGCGATTGCTTTACGTAACAGATACAGAAGAAGCTTATTAAATGAAGAAGCTAAGCAAGAAATATCCCCTAAGAATATTCTTATGATTGGACCAACTGGTGTAGGTAAAACTGAAATCGCAAGAAGAATGGCCAAAGTTGTTGGCGCACCTTTTATCAAAGTTGAAGCTACTAAATTTACAGAAGTAGGTTATGTTGGTCGAGATGTTGAAAGTATGGTAAGAGATTTAGTAGATGTTTCAGTTAGGTTAGTAAAAAATAACAAAAAAGCACTAGTTAAAGATGAGGCAACGAATAAAGCAAATGAAAAACTTGTCAAATTATTAGTGCCAAGTATGAAAAAGAAAGCTTCACAATCAAATAACCCGCTAGAATCTCTATTTGGAGGTGCAATTCCTAATTTTGGTCAAGACAACGATGAAGAGGAAGAAGCACCAACAGAAGAAATTAAAACGAAACGTTCTGAAATTAAACAACAATTGCTAGAAGGTAAACTTGAAAAAGAAAAAGTACGTATTAAAGTTGAACAAGACCCAGGTGCTTTAGGCATGTTAGGAACTAATCAAAATCAACAAATGCAAGATATGATGAATCAATTAATGCCTAAGAAAAAAGTTGAAAGAGAAGTTGCTGTTGAAACGGCGCGTAAAATCTTAGCAGATGATTTTGCAGACCAATTAATCGATCAAGAGACAGCAAATCAGGAAGCATTAGAATTAGCAGAGCAAATGGGTATTATTTTCATTGATGAAATAGATAAAGTAGCTACTAATAATCAAAATAGTGGTCAAGATGTTTCTAGACAAGGTGTACAAAGAGATATTTTACCAATTTTGGAAGGTAGCATGATACAAACAAAATATGGTACTGTGAATACTGAACATATGTTATTTATTGGAGCAGGCGCATTTCATGTTTCTAAGCCAAGTGATTTAATTCCTGAATTACAAGGTCGTTTTCCAATTAGAGTTGAACTTGATAGCTTAACAGTAGCAGACTTCGTAAGTATTTTAACAGAACCTAAATTATCATTAATAAAGCAATACGAAGCATTATTACAAACAGAAGAAGTAACAGTTAATTTTTCAGATGAAGCCATAACGCGTTTAGCTGAAATTGCTTATCAAGTAAATCAAGATACTGATAATATAGGTGCTAGACGATTGCATACTATTTTAGAAAAAATGCTCGAAGATTTATCATTCGAAGCACCAAATATGCCGCATGCTGTTGTAGATATAACACCTCAATATGTTGACGATAAACTAAAATCAATTTCAACAAATAAGGATTTAAGTGCATTTATTTTATAA
- the xerC gene encoding tyrosine recombinase XerC codes for MNNIQQSFLKTLKVERNFSEHTLKSYHDDLVQFNQFLEQEHLELKTFQYRDARNYLSYLYSNKLKRTSVSRKISTLRTFYEYWMTMDDSIINPFVQLVHPKKEQYLPQFFYEEEMEALFNTVQQDAKKGIRDRVILELLYATGIRVSELVNIKQQDIDMYSNGVTVLGKGNKQRFVPFGEFCKQSIEQYLAEFKPIQHSKHDFLIVNLKGEAITERGVRYVLNDIVKRTSGVSKIHPHKLRHTFATHLLNEGADLRTVQALLGHVNLSTTGKYTHVSNQQLRKVYLNAHPRAKKENE; via the coding sequence TTGAATAACATCCAACAATCATTTTTAAAGACATTAAAAGTAGAAAGAAACTTTTCTGAACATACATTAAAATCATATCATGATGATTTAGTTCAATTTAATCAATTTTTGGAACAAGAACATTTAGAATTAAAAACGTTTCAATATCGAGATGCTAGAAATTATTTAAGTTACCTTTATTCAAATAAGTTGAAAAGAACTTCAGTATCTCGTAAAATCTCAACGTTACGTACTTTTTATGAATATTGGATGACTATGGATGACTCCATCATTAATCCATTTGTGCAATTAGTACACCCTAAAAAAGAGCAATATCTTCCTCAATTTTTCTATGAAGAAGAGATGGAAGCCTTGTTTAATACGGTACAGCAAGATGCCAAAAAAGGTATTAGAGATAGAGTGATTTTGGAGTTGTTGTACGCAACAGGTATTCGAGTATCTGAATTAGTTAATATTAAGCAACAAGATATTGATATGTATTCCAATGGCGTAACGGTTTTAGGAAAAGGTAATAAACAACGCTTTGTTCCTTTTGGTGAATTCTGTAAGCAAAGTATTGAACAATATTTAGCTGAGTTTAAACCAATACAACATTCGAAACATGATTTTTTGATTGTAAATTTAAAAGGTGAAGCGATTACTGAACGTGGTGTTAGATATGTCCTGAACGACATCGTTAAACGTACATCAGGAGTTAGTAAGATACACCCTCATAAATTAAGACATACTTTTGCCACACATTTATTAAATGAAGGTGCTGATTTGCGAACTGTTCAAGCACTATTAGGACATGTAAATTTATCGACAACAGGAAAATATACTCACGTATCGAATCAACAATTGAGAAAAGTGTATTTAAATGCACATCCTAGAGCAAAAAAGGAGAATGAATAA
- the hslV gene encoding ATP-dependent protease subunit HslV: MSNNTLHATTIYAVRHNGEAAMAGDGQVTLGQQVIMKQTARKVRRLYDGKVLAGFAGSVADAFTLFEKFETKLQQFSGNLERAAVELAQEWRGDKQLRQLEAMLIVMDKDAILIVSGTGEVIAPDDDLIAIGSGGNYALSAGRALKRHASHMSAKEMAYESLKVASDICVFTNDNIVVETL, encoded by the coding sequence ATGAGTAATAATACTTTACATGCAACGACTATTTATGCCGTAAGACATAATGGGGAAGCAGCTATGGCTGGTGATGGGCAAGTGACATTAGGACAACAAGTCATTATGAAACAAACTGCCCGCAAAGTAAGACGTTTGTATGACGGCAAAGTTTTAGCTGGTTTTGCTGGAAGTGTTGCTGATGCCTTTACACTATTTGAAAAATTCGAAACAAAATTACAACAATTTAGTGGTAATTTGGAACGAGCTGCAGTTGAATTAGCTCAAGAATGGCGTGGAGATAAACAATTACGTCAACTTGAAGCAATGTTGATTGTCATGGATAAAGATGCAATTTTAATCGTAAGTGGTACTGGTGAAGTTATAGCTCCAGATGATGACTTAATTGCAATTGGTTCTGGTGGTAATTATGCTTTAAGTGCAGGTAGAGCATTAAAACGACATGCATCACATATGTCAGCTAAAGAAATGGCTTATGAAAGTCTTAAAGTAGCATCAGACATTTGTGTCTTTACGAATGACAATATTGTAGTAGAGACATTATAA
- the codY gene encoding GTP-sensing pleiotropic transcriptional regulator CodY, translating to MSLLSKTRELNTLLQKHKGIAVDFKDVAQTISSVTVTNVFIVSRRGKILGSSLNELLKSERIISMLEERHIPSEYTEQLMEVKQTESNIDIDNVLTVFPPENREVFIDSRTTIFPILGGGERLGTLVLGRVHDDFNENDLVLGEYAATVIGMEILREKHNEVEKEARDKAAITMAINSLSYSEKEAIEHIFDELGGTEGLLIASKVADRVGITRSVIVNALRKLESAGVIESRSLGMKGTFIKVKKEKFLDELEKSK from the coding sequence ATGAGCTTATTATCTAAAACTAGAGAATTAAACACATTATTACAAAAACACAAGGGTATAGCTGTAGATTTTAAAGATGTAGCACAAACAATAAGTAGCGTAACAGTTACGAATGTTTTCATCGTATCGCGTAGAGGTAAAATTTTAGGATCAAGTTTGAATGAATTATTAAAAAGTGAACGAATTATTAGTATGCTAGAAGAAAGACACATTCCAAGTGAATATACTGAACAATTAATGGAAGTTAAACAAACTGAATCGAATATTGATATCGATAATGTTTTAACAGTGTTCCCACCAGAAAATAGAGAAGTGTTCATCGATAGCAGAACTACAATCTTCCCAATTTTAGGTGGTGGGGAGAGATTAGGTACACTTGTATTAGGTAGAGTACATGATGATTTTAATGAAAATGACTTAGTATTAGGTGAGTATGCTGCAACAGTTATAGGTATGGAAATTTTACGTGAAAAACACAATGAAGTGGAAAAAGAAGCTAGAGACAAAGCAGCGATTACTATGGCAATTAATTCACTTTCTTACTCAGAAAAAGAAGCAATTGAACATATCTTTGATGAATTAGGTGGTACTGAAGGATTGCTAATCGCATCAAAAGTTGCTGATAGAGTTGGAATTACAAGATCTGTAATTGTTAACGCCTTGAGAAAACTTGAAAGTGCCGGTGTTATAGAATCGCGTTCTTTAGGTATGAAAGGTACATTCATTAAAGTTAAAAAAGAAAAATTCTTGGATGAATTAGAAAAAAGTAAATAG